A stretch of the Thermus thermophilus genome encodes the following:
- a CDS encoding AMP-binding protein has protein sequence MEPVWYPDARAQETWLDRFMAELGFQDYEAFYRYSVEEAEAFYHAFFTRLGVPWRAPYTRVVEGHFPFPRFFVGGRLNLVEACLRHDPTRPALVHETEDGHVRSLTYGEARREVERLAGGLRVLGVGRGDRVGLWLPMGLEAALALLAVAHLGGIAVPIFSGYGAEAAALRLKDAEAKLLIVQDGFLRRGRRVELLPEARKARAMAGTEKVAVVRRLGLPLEEEVDLAALAGPLSPPEEMESMDPFMLIYTSGTTGRPKGTVHYHAGFPLKAALDLALLFDLKEEDRLFWFTDLGWMMGPWAILGGLILGATVFLYDGAPDHPGPDRLWRMASAHRLTHLGLSPTLVRALIPFGEAPVEGHDLSSLRVLGSTGEPWNLEPYLWFFRVVGKERLPIVNYSGGTEVSGGILGNVLLRPIKPMGFNTAVPGMKAAVLDEEGRPAVGRVGELAVLAPWPGMTKGFWRDEARYLETYFKKVPGVWVHGDFALLDEEGHFFLLGRSDDTLKVAGKRVGPAEVETAAMAHPALRECAAIGVPHPVKGEAIVLFAVLKPGFAPSEALAEEVAERVAEALGKPLRPERVLFVPDLPKTRNAKVMRRVVRAAFLGQDPGDLSALENPEAVEAIRKAAEEV, from the coding sequence ATGGAACCGGTCTGGTACCCCGACGCGCGCGCCCAAGAAACCTGGCTTGACCGCTTCATGGCCGAGCTCGGCTTCCAGGACTACGAGGCCTTCTACCGCTACAGCGTGGAGGAGGCCGAGGCCTTCTACCACGCCTTCTTCACCCGGCTCGGCGTGCCCTGGCGGGCCCCGTACACCCGGGTGGTGGAAGGCCACTTCCCCTTCCCCCGCTTCTTCGTGGGGGGAAGGCTCAACCTGGTGGAGGCCTGCCTGCGCCACGACCCCACCCGGCCCGCCCTCGTCCACGAGACGGAGGACGGCCACGTCCGGAGCCTCACCTACGGGGAGGCCCGCCGGGAGGTGGAAAGGCTCGCAGGGGGCCTCCGGGTCCTCGGGGTGGGGCGGGGAGACCGGGTGGGGCTATGGCTTCCCATGGGCCTTGAGGCGGCCTTGGCCCTCCTCGCCGTGGCCCACCTCGGGGGGATCGCCGTCCCCATCTTCTCGGGCTACGGGGCGGAGGCCGCCGCCCTCCGCCTCAAGGACGCCGAGGCCAAGCTCCTCATCGTCCAAGACGGTTTCCTCCGCCGGGGGCGCCGGGTGGAGCTCCTCCCCGAGGCCCGGAAGGCCAGGGCCATGGCGGGGACGGAAAAGGTGGCCGTGGTCCGCCGTCTCGGCCTCCCCTTGGAGGAGGAGGTGGACCTCGCCGCCCTCGCCGGCCCCCTCTCGCCGCCGGAGGAGATGGAGAGCATGGACCCCTTCATGCTCATCTACACCTCCGGGACCACAGGCCGCCCCAAGGGCACGGTCCACTACCACGCGGGCTTCCCCCTGAAGGCCGCCCTGGACCTCGCCCTCCTCTTTGACCTCAAGGAGGAGGACCGCCTCTTCTGGTTCACCGACCTCGGCTGGATGATGGGGCCCTGGGCCATCCTGGGAGGCCTCATCCTCGGGGCCACCGTCTTCCTCTACGACGGGGCGCCGGACCATCCGGGCCCGGACCGCCTCTGGCGCATGGCCTCGGCCCACCGCCTCACCCACTTAGGCCTCTCCCCCACCCTGGTGCGGGCCCTCATCCCCTTCGGAGAGGCCCCCGTGGAGGGCCACGACCTCTCCTCGCTTCGGGTCCTCGGCTCCACGGGAGAGCCCTGGAACCTCGAGCCCTACCTCTGGTTCTTCCGGGTGGTGGGCAAGGAGCGCCTTCCCATCGTGAACTACTCGGGGGGCACCGAGGTCTCGGGGGGCATCCTGGGGAACGTCCTCCTCCGGCCCATCAAGCCCATGGGGTTCAACACCGCCGTGCCCGGGATGAAGGCCGCGGTGCTGGACGAGGAGGGGAGGCCCGCGGTGGGGAGGGTGGGGGAGCTCGCCGTCCTCGCCCCCTGGCCCGGGATGACGAAGGGCTTCTGGCGGGACGAGGCCCGGTACCTGGAGACCTACTTCAAGAAGGTGCCCGGGGTCTGGGTCCACGGGGACTTCGCCCTCCTGGACGAGGAGGGGCACTTCTTCCTCCTCGGCCGCTCCGACGACACCCTGAAGGTGGCGGGAAAGCGGGTGGGCCCCGCCGAGGTGGAGACGGCGGCCATGGCCCATCCCGCCCTGCGGGAGTGCGCCGCCATCGGTGTGCCCCACCCGGTGAAGGGGGAGGCCATCGTCCTCTTCGCCGTGCTGAAGCCGGGCTTCGCCCCCTCGGAGGCCCTCGCCGAGGAGGTGGCCGAGCGGGTGGCCGAGGCCTTGGGGAAACCCCTTAGGCCGGAGCGGGTCCTCTTCGTCCCCGACCTGCCCAAGACCCGGAACGCCAAGGTGATGCGCCGGGTGGTGCGGGCGGCCTTCCTGGGCCAGGACCCCGGGGACCTCTCCGCCTTGGAAAACCCGGAAGCGGTGGAGGCCATCCGGAAGGCCGCCGAAGAGGTTTGA
- a CDS encoding serine/threonine-protein kinase, giving the protein MTRRDFRLEMLLGLGQTAQVHLARAPDGTRVALKIPKKEVRQDPRLAERFAREVSFSLSLRHPHLVRGLAGVPFGEGAFLALEYFPEGTLEDRLRQGPLPWEEAVKALLHVGEALGFLHERGLLHQDVKPSNVFVGQGVYKLGDLGTLRRVDDPSAEYAGSPHYLAPELLLGARPSPASDAYAFGVLAYEVLTGRRPFQGEDLEALRMAHLLTPPPRTPLPPPLDRALRRLLAKRPEDRLGLKAFLRVLAEASRPSPSRR; this is encoded by the coding sequence TTGACTAGGAGGGACTTCCGGCTGGAGATGCTCTTGGGCCTGGGCCAGACGGCCCAGGTCCACCTGGCCCGGGCCCCCGACGGGACGCGGGTGGCCCTGAAGATCCCGAAGAAGGAGGTCCGCCAAGACCCTAGGCTTGCGGAGCGGTTCGCCCGGGAGGTGTCCTTCAGCCTCTCCCTCCGCCATCCCCACCTGGTCCGGGGCCTGGCGGGGGTGCCTTTCGGGGAAGGGGCCTTCCTCGCCCTGGAGTACTTTCCCGAAGGGACCCTGGAAGACCGCCTCCGCCAAGGCCCCCTGCCCTGGGAGGAGGCGGTGAAGGCCCTCCTCCACGTGGGGGAGGCCCTGGGCTTTCTCCACGAACGCGGGCTCCTCCACCAGGACGTCAAGCCCTCCAACGTCTTCGTGGGCCAAGGGGTCTACAAGCTCGGCGACCTCGGCACCCTGCGCCGGGTGGACGACCCAAGCGCGGAGTACGCCGGAAGCCCCCACTACCTCGCCCCCGAGCTCCTCCTGGGGGCGAGGCCAAGCCCGGCCTCGGACGCCTACGCCTTCGGGGTCTTGGCCTACGAGGTCCTCACGGGCAGGCGGCCCTTCCAAGGGGAGGACCTGGAGGCCCTGAGGATGGCCCACCTCCTCACCCCCCCGCCCCGGACCCCCCTGCCCCCTCCTTTGGACCGGGCCCTGAGGCGGCTCCTCGCCAAGCGCCCCGAGGACCGGCTCGGCCTTAAGGCGTTTCTCCGCGTCCTCGCCGAGGCCTCGAGGCCGAGCCCTTCACGGAGGTAA
- a CDS encoding metal-dependent hydrolase, with translation MVEVRYLGHSAVLLTDGKTRIVIDPFLTGNPMAALGVGEVQADLILVTHAHGDHFGDSVALSKKGGVVVSTFEIATYAEKHGAKSVPMNLGGTYRFEGGWLKWTPAWHSSSFPDGTYGGMPMGVVVELGGKRIYHAGDTALFSDMRLIGEMGLDLALLPIGDHFTMGPEDALKALELLKPKKVVPIHYNTFPPIRQDGEAFAQRAKEKGVEGHALKPGEVLRLD, from the coding sequence ATGGTGGAGGTTCGGTATCTCGGCCACTCGGCGGTCCTCCTCACGGACGGCAAGACGCGGATCGTCATTGACCCCTTCCTCACCGGAAACCCCATGGCCGCCCTCGGGGTGGGGGAGGTCCAGGCGGACCTCATCCTGGTCACCCACGCCCACGGGGACCACTTCGGGGACAGCGTGGCCCTCTCCAAGAAGGGCGGCGTGGTGGTCTCCACCTTTGAGATCGCCACCTACGCCGAGAAGCACGGGGCGAAGAGCGTCCCCATGAACCTGGGGGGCACCTACCGCTTTGAGGGCGGTTGGCTCAAGTGGACCCCCGCCTGGCACTCCAGCAGCTTCCCCGACGGCACCTATGGCGGCATGCCCATGGGCGTGGTGGTGGAGCTTGGGGGCAAGCGCATCTACCACGCCGGGGACACCGCCCTCTTCTCCGACATGCGCCTCATCGGGGAGATGGGCCTGGACCTCGCCCTCCTCCCCATCGGCGACCACTTCACCATGGGCCCTGAGGACGCCCTGAAGGCCCTGGAGCTCCTCAAGCCCAAAAAGGTGGTGCCCATCCACTACAACACCTTCCCCCCCATCCGCCAAGACGGGGAGGCCTTCGCCCAACGGGCCAAGGAGAAGGGCGTGGAGGGGCACGCCCTCAAGCCGGGAGAGGTTCTCCGCCTTGACTAG
- a CDS encoding DUF3809 family protein — translation MRLALPLRPEALAALPLELRLEAERLEGTFRHENPVLGPLDLPFAARLEGERVRPIPLPPPSLEVEGWLRPTGLELEVRLRLPPGRTWGERAFAKILEALFAKALEESLPAGARPPL, via the coding sequence ATGAGGCTCGCCCTGCCCCTCCGCCCCGAGGCCCTCGCCGCCCTTCCCCTTGAGCTCCGCCTGGAGGCGGAAAGGCTAGAGGGGACCTTCCGCCACGAGAACCCCGTCCTCGGTCCCCTGGACCTGCCCTTCGCCGCCCGGCTGGAAGGGGAGCGGGTCCGGCCCATCCCCCTGCCTCCCCCCTCCTTGGAGGTGGAAGGGTGGCTCCGGCCCACGGGGCTGGAGCTGGAGGTGCGCCTCCGCCTCCCCCCGGGGCGGACCTGGGGGGAAAGGGCCTTCGCCAAAATCTTAGAGGCCCTCTTCGCCAAGGCCCTGGAGGAAAGCCTTCCCGCGGGAGCGCGGCCTCCGTTATAG
- a CDS encoding DUF3248 domain-containing protein has translation MEKDLLDKLGQHLVWRMGRAEDEDVLVVRVGLASATPRFRELPRLLNLPEAEMRRLVQEGRVRVEWVEE, from the coding sequence GTGGAGAAGGACCTCCTGGATAAGCTGGGGCAGCATCTGGTCTGGCGCATGGGCCGGGCCGAGGACGAGGACGTCTTGGTGGTGCGGGTAGGGCTGGCCTCGGCCACGCCCAGGTTCCGGGAGCTCCCCAGGCTCCTCAACCTCCCCGAGGCGGAGATGCGCCGCCTGGTGCAGGAAGGCCGGGTCCGGGTGGAGTGGGTGGAGGAATGA
- a CDS encoding class I SAM-dependent rRNA methyltransferase, producing MRIQVNAKGAARLLSRHLWVFRRDVVAGPETPGLYPVYWGRRFLALALYNPHTDLAVRAYRFAPAEDPVAALLENLAQALARREAVLRQDPEGGYRLVHAEGDLLPGLVVDYYAGHAVVQATAHAWEGLLPQVAEALRPYAQSVLAKNDARTRELEGLPLYVRPLLGEVPERVQVQEGRVRYLVDLRAGQKTGAYLDQRENRLYMERFRGERALDVFSYAGGFALHLALGFREVVAVDSSAEALRRAEENARLNGLGNVRVLEANAFDLLRRLEKERERFDLVVLDPPAFAKGKKDVERAYRAYKEVNLRAIKLLKEGGILATASCSHHMTEPLFYAMVAEAAQDAHRLLRVVEKRGQPFDHPVLLNHPETHYLKFAVFQVL from the coding sequence GTGAGGATTCAGGTCAACGCCAAGGGCGCGGCGCGGCTTCTTTCCCGCCACCTCTGGGTCTTTCGCCGGGACGTGGTCGCGGGGCCGGAAACCCCGGGGCTCTACCCCGTCTACTGGGGGCGGCGCTTCCTCGCCCTCGCCCTCTACAACCCCCACACCGACCTCGCGGTGCGGGCCTACCGCTTCGCCCCCGCGGAGGACCCCGTGGCGGCCCTCTTGGAGAACCTGGCCCAGGCCCTGGCCCGGCGGGAGGCCGTCCTCCGCCAGGACCCCGAGGGCGGCTACCGCCTGGTCCACGCGGAGGGGGACCTCCTGCCCGGGCTGGTGGTGGACTACTACGCCGGGCACGCGGTGGTCCAGGCCACGGCCCACGCCTGGGAAGGCCTCCTCCCCCAGGTGGCGGAGGCGCTAAGGCCTTACGCCCAAAGCGTCCTGGCCAAGAACGACGCCCGGACGCGGGAGCTGGAGGGCCTCCCCCTCTACGTCCGCCCCCTCCTCGGGGAGGTGCCGGAGCGGGTCCAGGTGCAAGAGGGACGGGTGCGCTACCTGGTGGACCTGAGGGCGGGGCAGAAGACGGGGGCCTACCTGGACCAGCGGGAAAACCGCCTCTACATGGAGAGGTTCCGGGGGGAGCGGGCCCTGGACGTCTTCAGCTACGCGGGGGGGTTCGCCCTCCACCTCGCCCTGGGCTTCCGGGAGGTGGTCGCCGTGGACTCCTCGGCGGAGGCCCTGCGCCGGGCCGAGGAGAACGCCCGGCTCAACGGCCTCGGGAACGTCCGGGTCCTCGAGGCCAACGCCTTTGACCTTCTGCGCCGCCTGGAGAAGGAGAGGGAGCGGTTTGACCTCGTGGTCCTGGACCCCCCTGCCTTCGCCAAAGGGAAAAAGGACGTGGAACGGGCCTACCGGGCCTACAAGGAGGTCAACCTTAGGGCCATCAAGCTCCTCAAGGAGGGCGGGATCCTCGCCACGGCGAGTTGCAGCCACCACATGACCGAGCCCCTCTTCTACGCCATGGTGGCCGAGGCCGCCCAGGACGCCCACCGCCTCCTCCGGGTGGTGGAGAAACGGGGCCAGCCCTTTGACCACCCCGTCCTCCTCAACCACCCGGAGACCCACTACCTCAAGTTCGCCGTCTTCCAGGTCCTCTAA
- a CDS encoding V-type ATPase subunit subunit G family protein translates to MGGLGLIKSLAEKEKQLLERLEAAKKEAEERVKRAEAEAKALLEEAEAKAKALEAQYRERERAETEALLARHRERAEAEAKAVREKAMARLDEAVALVLKEVLP, encoded by the coding sequence ATGGGAGGCCTGGGACTTATCAAGAGCCTGGCGGAAAAGGAGAAGCAGCTCCTGGAACGCCTCGAGGCCGCCAAGAAGGAGGCCGAGGAGCGGGTCAAGCGGGCCGAGGCCGAAGCCAAGGCCCTTCTGGAGGAGGCCGAGGCCAAGGCTAAGGCCCTGGAGGCCCAGTACCGGGAGCGGGAGCGGGCGGAGACCGAGGCCCTCCTCGCCCGGCACCGGGAGCGGGCCGAGGCCGAGGCCAAGGCGGTGCGGGAGAAGGCCATGGCCCGGCTGGACGAGGCCGTGGCCTTGGTCCTGAAGGAGGTCCTGCCGTGA